Proteins encoded by one window of Martelella endophytica:
- a CDS encoding S49 family peptidase: MNYPEIASRMFNTPLMLQPAKADTIARAFAPRVLGLPEADAGQMGLIGEKLRDDTDMWGEKTYRGVDRPMEGIGLIEIEGSLVNKGRWIGKSCGMTSYEGIGIQADDCRADDSIKAVVIEVDSFGGEVTGAFDCAEKIFELSQVKPTIAVLTDHACSAGYLLASAARQIVLPSTGLCGSIGVVSVHVDVSGWLKKEGLNVTILKAGEHKADLNPYEAIPQDVLARELAELEELRVEFAETVARFRAGRLSKDQALASEAGVYRGAKAVSAGLADAVARPSQVLAAFGAELGRAA, from the coding sequence ATGAACTATCCCGAAATCGCCAGCCGCATGTTCAACACGCCGCTGATGCTGCAGCCGGCCAAGGCCGACACGATCGCCCGGGCGTTTGCCCCGCGTGTCCTCGGCCTGCCGGAAGCGGATGCCGGGCAGATGGGACTGATCGGCGAGAAGTTGCGCGATGACACCGACATGTGGGGTGAGAAGACCTATCGCGGTGTCGATCGGCCGATGGAAGGCATCGGCCTGATCGAGATCGAGGGCTCGCTGGTCAATAAGGGCCGGTGGATCGGCAAATCCTGCGGCATGACCTCCTATGAGGGGATCGGTATCCAGGCCGATGACTGCCGCGCGGACGACAGCATCAAGGCCGTCGTCATCGAGGTCGACAGCTTTGGCGGCGAGGTGACCGGCGCCTTCGACTGTGCGGAGAAAATCTTCGAACTGTCGCAGGTTAAGCCGACGATCGCGGTGCTGACAGACCATGCCTGCTCGGCAGGCTATCTGCTGGCATCTGCCGCCCGGCAGATCGTGCTGCCTTCGACCGGGCTTTGCGGCTCGATCGGTGTGGTCTCGGTTCATGTCGATGTCAGCGGCTGGCTGAAGAAGGAAGGGTTGAACGTCACCATCCTGAAGGCCGGCGAACACAAGGCCGATCTCAATCCCTATGAGGCCATCCCTCAGGATGTGCTGGCGCGCGAGCTTGCCGAACTGGAAGAGCTGCGCGTCGAATTTGCCGAGACGGTTGCCCGGTTCCGCGCCGGGCGGCTTTCGAAGGACCAGGCGCTGGCCTCGGAGGCGGGTGTCTATCGCGGTGCAAAGGCGGTCTCGGCAGGGCTTGCCGATGCTGTTGCCCGCCCCTCACAGGTGCTTGCCGCCTTCGGGGCTGAACTGGGCCGTGCGGCCTGA
- the gpW gene encoding gpW family head-tail joining protein produces the protein MVSTDERLTLETRLGEAKLALHRLEIGQNAVTLSYDGESVTYSGADRASLRSYIRDLETKLGLRRSSRPRGRGVSFG, from the coding sequence ATGGTTTCGACAGACGAACGGCTGACGCTGGAAACCCGGCTCGGCGAGGCGAAGCTTGCGCTTCACAGGCTGGAGATCGGCCAGAATGCGGTGACGCTGTCCTATGACGGCGAGAGCGTCACTTACAGCGGCGCTGATCGGGCCTCGCTTCGGTCCTATATTCGCGACCTCGAAACGAAACTCGGGCTCAGACGCTCGTCGCGGCCGCGTGGGCGGGGAGTGAGCTTCGGATGA
- a CDS encoding phage portal protein produces MTVELLGPDSRPLSADVRNAARLQAARNRQMAATVSGEAVTRAAYQGASYNHPSFAGWHAGNYSGQSALSVSRSTLVDRLNDVARNDGWGAAGTSRLVDNIIGAGWKLAARPNHTTLNLTFDQAEEIATRIEGLWRDYTQDVDMWCDAERTKNMAGILGLAARNRFGPEGEAFGVIVWQEDAPLFSTAVHMIDPARCSNPKGTLDSEFLRDGVAIDDYGAPVGYHFRKSHPGDVYAGNTKLWSWEYVRRSTEWGRPIVVHAFDPKRPGMTRGASDWAPVMRSIKQSTDYEDFESQAAMLNAIMAAFIETPFDPEEMMAALDADGGEGALGRIYGEMSEAQKAYYGAAPINLPGVRINTLLPGEKAELTKPEHPNANFEVFVNAALRKIASAVGLTYEQLTMDWSQVNYSSARAALLEIWRGFTAKKSSFASQFMAPIYRAWLEEIFDSGLIDLPAGAITFEENPAAWCHADWIGPGRGWIDPLREAQAAGERLDRKLTTLQQESAEQGRDWKMDADQLAREARYYRSLGLKHPAEAESDTTGHNSGPSLDEGDQDTEIEDSVNGRKSARSARRHPLGIPAIGRKG; encoded by the coding sequence ATGACAGTCGAACTTCTCGGACCAGACAGCCGGCCGCTTTCCGCTGATGTGCGCAATGCGGCCCGCCTGCAGGCTGCCCGCAACCGGCAAATGGCCGCGACCGTGTCGGGCGAGGCCGTGACGCGGGCAGCCTATCAGGGTGCATCCTATAATCATCCGAGCTTTGCCGGCTGGCATGCCGGCAACTATTCCGGTCAGTCGGCCCTGAGCGTCTCTCGCTCGACGCTGGTTGATCGCCTCAACGATGTCGCCCGCAATGACGGCTGGGGTGCGGCCGGGACGTCGCGGCTTGTCGACAACATCATCGGCGCCGGATGGAAGCTTGCCGCCCGGCCGAACCACACGACGCTCAACCTGACCTTCGACCAGGCCGAAGAGATCGCCACCAGAATTGAGGGTTTGTGGCGGGACTATACGCAGGATGTCGATATGTGGTGCGACGCAGAGCGCACCAAGAACATGGCCGGGATCCTCGGCCTTGCCGCGCGCAACCGCTTCGGGCCTGAAGGCGAGGCCTTCGGTGTCATCGTCTGGCAGGAGGATGCGCCGCTGTTTTCGACCGCGGTGCATATGATCGACCCGGCGCGGTGTTCGAACCCGAAGGGCACGCTCGACAGCGAATTTCTGCGCGATGGTGTGGCGATCGACGATTACGGTGCTCCCGTTGGCTATCACTTTCGCAAGAGCCATCCCGGCGATGTCTATGCCGGAAACACGAAACTCTGGTCATGGGAATATGTGAGGCGGTCGACCGAATGGGGCCGGCCGATCGTTGTTCATGCCTTCGATCCGAAACGACCGGGCATGACGCGGGGGGCTTCCGACTGGGCGCCGGTCATGCGCTCCATCAAGCAATCCACGGATTACGAGGACTTCGAAAGCCAGGCGGCGATGCTCAATGCGATCATGGCCGCCTTTATCGAAACCCCGTTCGATCCGGAAGAGATGATGGCAGCGCTCGACGCCGATGGCGGCGAGGGGGCGCTGGGCAGGATCTACGGCGAGATGTCGGAAGCCCAGAAGGCCTATTATGGGGCCGCTCCGATCAACCTTCCCGGTGTTCGGATCAATACGCTGCTGCCCGGCGAAAAGGCGGAACTGACCAAGCCCGAGCACCCGAACGCCAATTTCGAGGTGTTCGTCAACGCGGCACTGAGAAAGATCGCGTCTGCCGTGGGGCTCACCTATGAGCAGCTCACCATGGACTGGAGCCAGGTGAACTACTCCTCGGCGCGGGCAGCTCTTCTGGAAATCTGGCGTGGCTTCACTGCCAAGAAGAGCAGCTTTGCCTCCCAGTTCATGGCGCCAATCTATCGGGCCTGGCTGGAAGAGATTTTTGACAGCGGCCTGATCGACCTGCCGGCAGGCGCCATCACGTTCGAAGAAAACCCGGCGGCATGGTGTCATGCCGACTGGATCGGCCCGGGCCGCGGCTGGATTGATCCTCTCCGGGAAGCGCAGGCAGCCGGCGAACGGCTCGACCGTAAGCTCACGACGCTGCAGCAGGAATCGGCGGAGCAGGGCAGAGACTGGAAGATGGATGCCGATCAGCTCGCACGCGAGGCCCGCTACTACCGCAGTCTCGGCCTGAAGCACCCGGCGGAGGCCGAAAGCGACACGACCGGCCACAATAGTGGCCCGTCGCTCGATGAGGGCGATCAGGATACCGAGATCGAGGACAGCGTGAACGGTCGGAAGAGCGCCCGTTCTGCCCGTCGTCATCCGCTGGGCATTCCCGCAATCGGCAGGAAAGGCTGA